A window of Choloepus didactylus isolate mChoDid1 chromosome 23, mChoDid1.pri, whole genome shotgun sequence contains these coding sequences:
- the GAL3ST1 gene encoding galactosylceramide sulfotransferase isoform X2: MPPRPQKKCWESMAKGLGLGALFTSFLLLLYSYAVPPLHTGPASTTPEAAAPCSQAPGEPEVAAPANGSTAGCQPRRDIVFMKTHKTASSTLLNILFRFGQKHGLKFAFPNGRNDFDYPAFFARSLVQDYRPGACFNIICNHMRFHFDEVRRLVRPNATFITVLRDPARLFESSFHYFGSVVPLTWKLSGRDKLAEFLQDPGRYYDPHGYNAHYLRNLLFFDLGYDSGLDPGSPRVQEHILEVERRFHLVLLQEYFDESLVLLKDLLCWELEDVLYFKLNARRDSAVPRLSGELYRRATAWNMLDARLYHHFNASFWRKVDAFGRERMAREVAALRRANERMRRVCIAGGHAVDAAAIQDAAMQPWQPLGTKSILGYNLKKSIGRRHAQLCRRMLTPEIQYLMDLGVNLWVTKLWKLIRDFLGW, from the exons ATGCCGCCGAGGCCACAGAAGAAGTGCTGGGAGTCCATGGccaaggggctggggctgggtgcACTCTTTACCAGCTTTCTACTGCTGCTCTACTCCTACGCTGTCCCCCCGCTGCATACTGGCCCGGCCTCCAC GACCCCGGAGGCTGCAGCACCCTGCTCCCAGGCCCCAGGCGAACCCGAGGTGGCCGCTCCGGCCAACGGCTCCACCGCCGGGTGCCAGCCGCGGCGGGACATCGTCTTCATGAAAACGCACAAGACGGCCAGCAGCACGCTGCTCAACATCCTCTTCCGCTTCGGCCAGAAGCACGGGCTCAAATTTGCCTTCCCCAACGGCCGCAACGACTTCGACTACCCGGCCTTCTTCGCCCGCAGCCTGGTGCAGGACTACCGGCCCGGCGCCTGCTTCAACATCATCTGCAACCACATGCGCTTCCACTTCGACGAGGTGCGCCGCCTGGTGCGGCCCAACGCCACCTTCATCACGGTGCTCCGCGACCCCGCCCGCCTCTTTGAGTCCTCCTTCCACTACTTCGGGTCCGTGGTGCCCCTCACCTGGAAGCTCTCGGGCCGCGACAAGCTGGCCGAGTTCCTGCAGGACCCCGGCCGCTACTACGACCCCCACGGCTACAACGCCCACTACCTCCGCAACCTGCTCTTCTTCGACCTGGGCTACGACAGCGGCCTGGACCCCGGCAGCCCGCGCGTGCAGGAGCACATCCTGGAGGTGGAGCGCCGCTTCCACCTGGTGCTCCTGCAGGAGTATTTCGACGAGTCCCTGGTGCTGCTCAAGGACCTGCTGTGCTGGGAGCTGGAGGACGTGCTCTACTTCAAGCTCAACGCGCGCCGCGACTCGGCCGTGCCGCGGCTCTCGGGCGAGCTGTACCGGCGCGCCACGGCCTGGAACATGCTGGACGCCCGCCTCTACCACCACTTCAATGCCAGCTTCTGGCGCAAGGTGGACGCGTTCGGCCGCGAGCGCATGGCCCGCGAGGTGGCAGCCCTGCGGCGCGCCAACGAGCGCATGCGCCGCGTCTGCATCGCCGGGGGCCACGCGGTGGACGCGGCCGCCATCCAGGACGCCGCCATGCAGCCCTGGCAGCCGCTGGGCACCAAGTCCATCCTGGGCTACAACCTCAAGAAGAGCATCGGCCGGCGCCACGCGCAGCTCTGCCGCCGCATGCTCACGCCCGAGATCCAGTACCTGATGGACCTGGGCGTCAACCTGTGGGTCACCAAGCTCTGGAAGCTCATTCGAGATTTCCTAGGGTGGTGA
- the GAL3ST1 gene encoding galactosylceramide sulfotransferase isoform X1: MRRRDWGLPSPHPPPEGKPWTKQGLGARVPEMPPRPQKKCWESMAKGLGLGALFTSFLLLLYSYAVPPLHTGPASTTPEAAAPCSQAPGEPEVAAPANGSTAGCQPRRDIVFMKTHKTASSTLLNILFRFGQKHGLKFAFPNGRNDFDYPAFFARSLVQDYRPGACFNIICNHMRFHFDEVRRLVRPNATFITVLRDPARLFESSFHYFGSVVPLTWKLSGRDKLAEFLQDPGRYYDPHGYNAHYLRNLLFFDLGYDSGLDPGSPRVQEHILEVERRFHLVLLQEYFDESLVLLKDLLCWELEDVLYFKLNARRDSAVPRLSGELYRRATAWNMLDARLYHHFNASFWRKVDAFGRERMAREVAALRRANERMRRVCIAGGHAVDAAAIQDAAMQPWQPLGTKSILGYNLKKSIGRRHAQLCRRMLTPEIQYLMDLGVNLWVTKLWKLIRDFLGW, encoded by the exons ATGAGGAGGAGGGACTGgggtctcccctctccccacccacccccagaagGGAAGCCATGGACCAAACAGGGACTGGGGGCCAGG GTGCCTGAGATGCCGCCGAGGCCACAGAAGAAGTGCTGGGAGTCCATGGccaaggggctggggctgggtgcACTCTTTACCAGCTTTCTACTGCTGCTCTACTCCTACGCTGTCCCCCCGCTGCATACTGGCCCGGCCTCCAC GACCCCGGAGGCTGCAGCACCCTGCTCCCAGGCCCCAGGCGAACCCGAGGTGGCCGCTCCGGCCAACGGCTCCACCGCCGGGTGCCAGCCGCGGCGGGACATCGTCTTCATGAAAACGCACAAGACGGCCAGCAGCACGCTGCTCAACATCCTCTTCCGCTTCGGCCAGAAGCACGGGCTCAAATTTGCCTTCCCCAACGGCCGCAACGACTTCGACTACCCGGCCTTCTTCGCCCGCAGCCTGGTGCAGGACTACCGGCCCGGCGCCTGCTTCAACATCATCTGCAACCACATGCGCTTCCACTTCGACGAGGTGCGCCGCCTGGTGCGGCCCAACGCCACCTTCATCACGGTGCTCCGCGACCCCGCCCGCCTCTTTGAGTCCTCCTTCCACTACTTCGGGTCCGTGGTGCCCCTCACCTGGAAGCTCTCGGGCCGCGACAAGCTGGCCGAGTTCCTGCAGGACCCCGGCCGCTACTACGACCCCCACGGCTACAACGCCCACTACCTCCGCAACCTGCTCTTCTTCGACCTGGGCTACGACAGCGGCCTGGACCCCGGCAGCCCGCGCGTGCAGGAGCACATCCTGGAGGTGGAGCGCCGCTTCCACCTGGTGCTCCTGCAGGAGTATTTCGACGAGTCCCTGGTGCTGCTCAAGGACCTGCTGTGCTGGGAGCTGGAGGACGTGCTCTACTTCAAGCTCAACGCGCGCCGCGACTCGGCCGTGCCGCGGCTCTCGGGCGAGCTGTACCGGCGCGCCACGGCCTGGAACATGCTGGACGCCCGCCTCTACCACCACTTCAATGCCAGCTTCTGGCGCAAGGTGGACGCGTTCGGCCGCGAGCGCATGGCCCGCGAGGTGGCAGCCCTGCGGCGCGCCAACGAGCGCATGCGCCGCGTCTGCATCGCCGGGGGCCACGCGGTGGACGCGGCCGCCATCCAGGACGCCGCCATGCAGCCCTGGCAGCCGCTGGGCACCAAGTCCATCCTGGGCTACAACCTCAAGAAGAGCATCGGCCGGCGCCACGCGCAGCTCTGCCGCCGCATGCTCACGCCCGAGATCCAGTACCTGATGGACCTGGGCGTCAACCTGTGGGTCACCAAGCTCTGGAAGCTCATTCGAGATTTCCTAGGGTGGTGA